In the genome of Kitasatospora cathayae, one region contains:
- a CDS encoding VOC family protein: MKQTSVTTNAPCWVELGTDDPPAARTFYAELFGWRADSDVRPEDDGYTQMSLGDAPVAAVTPRYAPQQPTAWTVAFAVADAEVTATKIKAAGGKVLKEPADVLDLGRFSVAADPSGAVFILWQARGFKGAGVFNEPGSLGWVELATRDAAGSAVFYPEVFGWSVARSERYTQWGLDGQDFGGMLVMNDSFPPQVPPHWLPYFSVADADNTVSRAVAMGAGVLMPAVSMPGGRRIAVLRDAQGAAFGIYRDAAEAEAEN; this comes from the coding sequence ATGAAGCAGACCTCCGTCACCACCAACGCCCCCTGCTGGGTCGAGCTGGGCACCGACGACCCGCCCGCCGCCCGGACCTTCTACGCCGAACTGTTCGGCTGGCGCGCCGACAGCGACGTCCGCCCCGAGGACGACGGCTACACCCAGATGTCCCTCGGCGACGCACCGGTCGCCGCCGTCACCCCGCGGTACGCGCCGCAGCAGCCCACGGCCTGGACGGTCGCCTTCGCGGTCGCCGACGCCGAGGTCACCGCGACGAAGATCAAGGCGGCCGGCGGCAAGGTCCTCAAGGAACCCGCCGACGTGCTCGACCTCGGCCGCTTCTCGGTGGCCGCCGACCCGTCCGGCGCGGTCTTCATCCTCTGGCAGGCCCGCGGCTTCAAGGGCGCCGGGGTGTTCAACGAGCCCGGCTCGCTCGGCTGGGTGGAACTGGCCACCCGGGACGCGGCCGGCTCGGCGGTCTTCTACCCGGAGGTCTTCGGCTGGTCCGTCGCGCGGTCCGAGCGGTACACCCAGTGGGGCCTGGACGGCCAGGACTTCGGCGGCATGCTGGTGATGAACGACAGCTTCCCGCCCCAGGTGCCGCCGCACTGGCTGCCGTACTTCTCGGTCGCCGACGCCGACAACACCGTCAGCCGCGCGGTCGCCATGGGCGCGGGCGTGCTGATGCCCGCCGTCTCCATGCCGGGCGGCCGGCGGATCGCCGTGCTGCGCGACGCCCAGGGCGCCGCGTTCGGCATCTACCGCGACGCCGCGGAAGCAGAAGCAGAAAACTAG
- a CDS encoding zinc-binding dehydrogenase, with the protein MAKAFGFVDYGGPETQEFLDRPVLDPGPGQLAVTVRAAGVNPVDWKIRRGYLGRERELPAVMGQEAAGVVQRVGPGVTGFTPGDEVFGLAAAGAFAEQTLLRAQLCALKPEAVGFDLAATLAVAVATADDALRQLALGAGRTLLILGIAGGVGGAAAQLARDQGQTVLGTASDANRSYVESLGATQVRYGEGVAERIAAAAPDGVDAILDLIGGDALREVAAVRTDRTELVSTADPATVAELGGRPVTRSTTSETLAALAALVAAGDLDPHVTRRYPFARTAEAIAAVESGHARGKVVIEVS; encoded by the coding sequence ATGGCCAAGGCATTCGGCTTCGTCGACTACGGCGGACCGGAGACCCAGGAGTTCCTCGACCGTCCGGTACTCGACCCCGGCCCGGGGCAGCTGGCGGTCACGGTCCGGGCCGCCGGGGTGAACCCGGTCGACTGGAAGATCCGCCGGGGCTACCTCGGCCGCGAGCGCGAACTCCCGGCCGTGATGGGTCAGGAGGCCGCCGGAGTGGTGCAGCGGGTCGGCCCCGGGGTCACCGGCTTCACCCCGGGCGACGAGGTGTTCGGCCTCGCCGCCGCCGGGGCCTTCGCCGAACAGACCCTGCTGCGCGCGCAGTTGTGCGCCCTCAAGCCCGAGGCCGTCGGCTTCGACCTGGCCGCCACGCTCGCCGTCGCGGTGGCCACCGCCGACGACGCCCTCCGCCAACTCGCCCTGGGGGCCGGTCGGACGCTGCTGATCCTCGGCATCGCCGGCGGGGTCGGCGGCGCCGCCGCCCAGCTGGCCCGCGACCAGGGCCAGACCGTGCTCGGCACCGCGAGCGACGCCAACCGGTCGTACGTGGAGTCCCTCGGCGCGACCCAGGTCCGTTACGGCGAAGGCGTCGCCGAGCGGATCGCCGCGGCCGCCCCCGACGGCGTCGACGCCATCCTCGACCTGATCGGCGGCGACGCCCTGCGCGAGGTGGCCGCCGTCCGCACCGACCGTACCGAGCTGGTCAGCACCGCCGACCCCGCCACCGTCGCCGAACTCGGCGGTCGGCCCGTCACCCGCTCGACCACTTCCGAGACCCTCGCCGCCCTCGCCGCCCTGGTCGCCGCCGGCGACCTCGACCCGCACGTCACCCGCCGCTACCCGTTCGCCCGCACCGCCGAGGCGATCGCCGCGGTCGAGTCCGGGCACGCCCGCGGCAAGGTGGTCATCGAAGTCTCCTGA
- a CDS encoding AraC family transcriptional regulator has translation MLEHLNRAMEQIERNLDQEIDVAELARIAMTSEYHFRRLFSMLAGMPLSEYVRRRRLTVAGAEVLDGADTLLDIAVRYGYTSGEAFARAFRAMHGVGPGEARRDGAALISQPRMSFRLIVEGSSSMEYRIIEKPAFRIVGRKARVPLIYQGVNPHIAEFIKGLGAETVERITALTAEDPLGIVSVTDDFSPNREEGSELDYWHAVVAREDAVVPDDLEVLHVPAGTWAVFTNSGPFPQALQEMWGDTYSQWFPSNPYETRQGPEILRTRFVPGTGDAEAELWMPVTRTARG, from the coding sequence GTGCTGGAGCACCTGAACCGGGCGATGGAGCAGATCGAACGGAACCTGGACCAGGAGATCGACGTGGCCGAACTGGCGCGGATCGCGATGACGTCGGAGTACCACTTCCGACGGTTGTTCTCGATGCTCGCCGGGATGCCGCTGTCGGAGTACGTCCGGCGCCGGCGGCTGACCGTCGCCGGGGCCGAAGTGCTCGACGGCGCGGACACGTTGCTCGACATCGCGGTCCGGTACGGCTACACCTCGGGGGAGGCGTTCGCCCGGGCGTTCCGGGCGATGCACGGGGTCGGGCCCGGGGAGGCCCGGCGCGACGGAGCGGCGCTCATCTCCCAGCCCCGGATGTCCTTCCGACTCATCGTGGAGGGAAGCAGCAGCATGGAGTACCGGATCATCGAGAAGCCCGCCTTCCGGATCGTCGGCAGGAAGGCCCGGGTGCCGCTGATCTACCAGGGCGTCAACCCGCACATCGCCGAGTTCATCAAGGGGCTCGGCGCGGAGACCGTCGAGCGGATCACGGCCCTGACCGCCGAGGACCCGCTGGGCATCGTGTCGGTGACCGACGACTTCTCGCCGAACCGGGAGGAGGGGTCCGAACTCGACTACTGGCACGCGGTGGTGGCGCGCGAGGACGCCGTCGTCCCGGACGACCTGGAGGTCCTGCACGTCCCGGCCGGGACGTGGGCGGTGTTCACCAACAGCGGGCCGTTCCCGCAGGCGCTGCAGGAGATGTGGGGGGACACCTACAGCCAGTGGTTCCCGTCCAACCCGTACGAGACCCGGCAGGGCCCGGAGATCCTGCGGACCCGCTTCGTTCCCGGGACGGGCGACGCGGAGGCGGAGCTCTGGATGCCGGTGACGCGGACCGCGCGCGGCTGA
- a CDS encoding GTP cyclohydrolase II has protein sequence MPQPGSATVRSRVRIPLTFPDGYRAEAEVFTFHDLADGAEHLVLAFGTVPDGGTPLVRLHSECLTGDVFGSDRCDCGPQLRESVELISEAGGYLLYLRQEGRGIGLYNKLDAYALQDSGLDTYDANTALGLPEDGRDYTAAAQMLATLGIDGIDLLSNNPDKAAQLAELGITVRRRVPTGVHLSASNVRYLTAKVERTGHSIELSRLVG, from the coding sequence ATGCCTCAGCCCGGCTCCGCCACGGTGCGCTCGCGCGTGCGCATCCCGCTGACCTTCCCCGACGGCTACCGCGCCGAGGCGGAGGTCTTCACCTTCCACGACCTCGCCGACGGTGCCGAGCACCTGGTGCTCGCGTTCGGCACGGTCCCGGACGGCGGCACGCCGCTGGTGCGGCTGCACTCCGAGTGCCTGACCGGCGACGTCTTCGGCTCGGACCGCTGCGACTGCGGCCCGCAGCTGCGCGAGTCGGTGGAGCTGATCAGCGAGGCCGGCGGCTACCTGCTCTACCTGCGCCAGGAGGGCCGGGGCATCGGGCTGTACAACAAGCTCGACGCCTACGCCCTGCAGGACTCCGGCCTGGACACGTACGACGCCAACACCGCGCTGGGCCTGCCCGAGGACGGCCGGGACTACACCGCGGCCGCCCAGATGCTCGCCACGCTGGGCATCGACGGCATCGACCTGCTGAGCAACAACCCGGACAAGGCCGCGCAGTTGGCCGAGCTCGGCATCACCGTCCGGCGACGGGTGCCGACCGGTGTCCACCTGTCGGCGAGCAACGTCCGCTACCTGACGGCGAAGGTGGAGCGGACCGGCCACTCGATCGAGCTCTCCCGGCTGGTGGGCTGA
- a CDS encoding putative bifunctional diguanylate cyclase/phosphodiesterase, whose amino-acid sequence MSGASAVNGSAERFHHDWSRLLSADHGIAVHPGLLRRLVARTAALLHRAQQDEPFQPRLAAQAGAELVDAHFTDPVLLARAVELLQSQPIDDDRGPALTGAFAAGWANALRERTLREQEAIRTAADAARKEAERALRASEARFRALFESAAIGIGIGDTDGNILAVNKALQDLFGAGPTDMIGCRVGDLVHPEDTPGVWEAYEELISGKREYFQFDKPYYRQDGEVIWTHLTVSLIRDDDGVPQYQVAMLEDVTDRYRLQERLRHQATHDPLTGLPNRAAFFERLEKLFEDPEPGARFGLCYVDLDGFKVVNDSLGHDMGDQLLSAVAARLKAALTPLGHLVARLGGDEFVVLLENSRGEQEAVAAAKTVLKALAGPVLIGDHRLAVGASVGVLERRVSTTTPGAAVRAADLTLYRAKEAGRGRWTLFDPKENARAVSRYAVSVRMPAALDRGEFFIDYQPLHRLADGRMAAVEALVRWRHPQLGVLGPDEFVTTAEETGLIMPLGRWVLEQACGQAAEWIKQYGDAAPQLNVNLAVRQARSAALVTDLGRILDSTGLDPARLQLEITESTVVGPEDEALRTLHGLVDLGVSLAVDDFGTGWSNLAYLRDLPVSGLKIAGSFVGDLHDPAKDGATGWRIVSGLVSMAHALGLNVTAEGVETHKDAERLREMGCDWAQGWHFGRPVRPAEIARRIVEEPKGRPVAER is encoded by the coding sequence ATGAGCGGCGCGAGCGCGGTGAACGGCAGCGCCGAGCGGTTCCACCACGACTGGTCCCGGTTGCTCTCCGCCGACCACGGCATCGCCGTCCACCCCGGCCTGCTCCGCCGGCTGGTCGCGCGCACCGCCGCGCTGCTGCACCGGGCCCAGCAGGACGAACCCTTCCAACCCCGGCTGGCCGCCCAGGCCGGCGCCGAGCTGGTCGACGCGCACTTCACCGACCCCGTCCTGCTCGCCCGCGCGGTCGAACTGCTGCAGTCCCAGCCGATCGACGACGACCGCGGCCCCGCCCTCACCGGCGCCTTCGCGGCCGGCTGGGCGAACGCCCTGCGCGAGCGCACGCTGCGCGAGCAGGAGGCCATCCGCACCGCCGCCGACGCCGCCCGCAAGGAGGCCGAACGCGCACTGCGCGCCTCCGAGGCCAGGTTCCGCGCCCTGTTCGAGAGCGCCGCGATCGGCATCGGGATCGGCGACACCGACGGCAACATCCTGGCCGTCAACAAGGCGCTGCAGGACCTGTTCGGCGCGGGCCCGACGGACATGATCGGCTGCCGGGTCGGCGACCTCGTCCACCCGGAGGACACCCCGGGCGTCTGGGAGGCGTACGAGGAACTGATCAGCGGCAAGCGCGAGTACTTCCAGTTCGACAAGCCGTACTACCGCCAGGACGGCGAGGTGATCTGGACCCACCTGACCGTCTCGCTGATCCGCGACGACGACGGCGTCCCGCAGTACCAGGTCGCGATGCTGGAGGACGTCACCGACCGCTACCGGCTCCAGGAGCGGCTGCGCCACCAGGCCACCCACGATCCGCTGACCGGCCTGCCCAACCGCGCCGCCTTCTTCGAACGGCTGGAGAAGCTGTTCGAGGACCCGGAGCCGGGCGCCCGCTTCGGCCTCTGCTACGTCGACCTCGACGGCTTCAAGGTGGTCAACGACAGCCTGGGCCACGACATGGGCGACCAGCTGCTGTCCGCCGTCGCCGCCCGGTTGAAGGCCGCCCTCACGCCGCTCGGCCACCTGGTCGCCCGGCTCGGCGGCGATGAGTTCGTCGTCCTGCTGGAGAACAGCCGGGGCGAGCAGGAGGCGGTGGCCGCCGCCAAGACCGTGCTCAAGGCGCTGGCCGGACCGGTGCTGATCGGCGACCACAGGCTCGCCGTCGGCGCCAGCGTCGGCGTGCTGGAGCGGCGGGTGTCCACCACCACCCCCGGCGCCGCCGTCCGGGCCGCCGATCTGACGCTGTACCGCGCCAAGGAGGCCGGCCGAGGCCGCTGGACGCTCTTCGACCCCAAGGAGAACGCCCGCGCCGTCAGCCGCTACGCGGTGTCCGTCCGGATGCCGGCCGCCCTGGACCGCGGCGAGTTCTTCATCGACTACCAGCCGCTCCACCGCCTCGCCGACGGCCGGATGGCCGCCGTCGAGGCGCTGGTGCGCTGGCGCCACCCGCAGCTCGGCGTGCTCGGCCCGGACGAGTTCGTCACCACCGCCGAGGAGACCGGGCTGATCATGCCGCTCGGCCGCTGGGTGCTGGAACAGGCCTGCGGCCAGGCCGCGGAGTGGATCAAGCAGTACGGCGACGCCGCGCCGCAGCTGAACGTCAACCTGGCGGTCCGGCAGGCGCGCAGCGCCGCGCTGGTCACCGACCTCGGCCGGATCCTGGACAGCACCGGCCTGGACCCGGCCCGGCTGCAGCTGGAGATCACCGAGTCGACCGTGGTCGGCCCCGAGGACGAGGCGCTGCGCACCCTGCACGGGCTGGTCGACCTCGGGGTGTCGCTCGCGGTGGACGACTTCGGCACCGGATGGTCCAACCTCGCCTACCTGCGCGACCTGCCGGTGTCCGGGCTGAAGATCGCCGGCTCCTTCGTCGGGGACCTCCACGATCCGGCGAAGGACGGGGCCACCGGGTGGCGGATCGTCAGCGGTCTGGTGTCGATGGCGCACGCGCTCGGACTGAACGTCACGGCCGAGGGCGTGGAGACCCACAAGGACGCCGAGCGGCTGCGCGAGATGGGCTGCGACTGGGCGCAGGGCTGGCACTTCGGCCGCCCGGTGCGGCCCGCCGAGATCGCCCGCCGGATCGTCGAGGAGCCGAAGGGGCGCCCGGTCGCGGAGCGGTGA
- a CDS encoding SAM-dependent methyltransferase translates to MRRPSWVPEGTDLDKPNAARVYDYYLGGSHNFEVDREMARKALALWPELPQIMRSNRAFLRRAVTFLAERGITRFLDIGSGIPTFGAVHEIARAIRPGAKVVYVDRDPVAVAHSRLLLEDDPDSAVVQADLRDVEDLLDRPEVAALLAEGEPVAVLLVAVAHFVSDDEDPCRLIGTIRDRLPAGSALALSHASLEARPDQAEDHQNLYRMTPTPLTMRTHEQVTVMFAGFEVVEPGVVSLPRWRPDQPGTIGEHPERIAGLAGVGFRP, encoded by the coding sequence ATGCGGCGACCGAGCTGGGTACCGGAAGGTACGGACCTGGACAAACCGAACGCCGCACGGGTCTACGACTACTACCTCGGGGGCTCGCACAACTTCGAGGTCGACCGGGAGATGGCCCGCAAGGCGCTCGCCCTGTGGCCCGAGCTGCCCCAGATCATGCGCTCCAACCGGGCCTTCCTGCGCCGCGCCGTGACCTTCCTCGCCGAGCGGGGCATCACCCGCTTCCTGGACATCGGCTCCGGCATCCCCACCTTCGGCGCCGTGCACGAGATCGCCCGCGCGATCCGCCCCGGGGCGAAGGTCGTGTACGTGGACCGGGACCCGGTCGCCGTCGCGCACAGCCGCCTGCTGCTCGAGGACGACCCGGACAGCGCCGTCGTCCAGGCCGACCTGCGTGACGTCGAGGACCTGCTGGACCGCCCCGAGGTGGCCGCACTGCTGGCCGAGGGCGAGCCGGTGGCCGTCCTGCTGGTTGCCGTCGCCCACTTCGTCAGCGACGACGAGGACCCCTGCAGGCTGATCGGCACCATCCGCGACCGGCTCCCGGCCGGCAGTGCGCTGGCCCTCTCGCACGCCTCCCTGGAGGCCCGCCCGGATCAGGCCGAGGACCACCAGAACCTCTACCGGATGACCCCGACCCCGCTGACCATGCGCACCCACGAGCAGGTCACCGTCATGTTCGCCGGGTTCGAAGTGGTCGAGCCCGGCGTGGTTTCGCTGCCGCGGTGGCGCCCGGACCAGCCCGGCACGATCGGGGAGCACCCCGAGCGGATCGCCGGGCTGGCGGGCGTGGGGTTCCGCCCTTGA
- a CDS encoding SRPBCC family protein, with the protein MDPNHYRFRGLWRLAAPASAAYAALEDFGGYPRWWPEIREARRTGPESGEVVVRALLPYRLVIDLETRRRDPAAGVLEATMRGDLEGWSRFTVTPDGPDSPDGPDGPDGAGCRVLFEEDARPGKPLLRHLALPLHPVFRANHAVMMRRGRRGLAAYLAGGHGSGAGGGHGDGHGHGHGHGGDGGRRTDDS; encoded by the coding sequence GTGGATCCCAACCACTACCGCTTCCGGGGCCTGTGGCGGCTCGCGGCGCCCGCGTCGGCGGCGTACGCGGCGCTGGAGGACTTCGGCGGCTACCCGCGGTGGTGGCCGGAGATCCGCGAGGCACGGCGGACCGGCCCGGAGTCCGGGGAGGTGGTGGTGCGCGCGCTGCTGCCGTACCGACTGGTGATCGACCTCGAGACGCGGCGGCGCGATCCGGCGGCGGGGGTGCTGGAGGCGACGATGCGGGGCGACCTCGAGGGGTGGTCGCGGTTCACCGTCACGCCGGACGGGCCGGACTCGCCGGACGGGCCGGACGGGCCGGACGGCGCGGGGTGCCGGGTGCTGTTCGAGGAGGACGCCAGGCCCGGCAAACCCCTGCTGCGGCACCTCGCCCTGCCGCTGCACCCGGTGTTCCGAGCGAACCACGCGGTGATGATGCGCCGGGGACGCCGGGGTCTGGCGGCTTACCTGGCGGGCGGCCACGGGAGCGGCGCGGGCGGTGGCCACGGCGACGGCCACGGCCACGGCCACGGCCACGGAGGGGACGGGGGACGACGAACAGATGACAGCTGA
- a CDS encoding aminotransferase class I/II-fold pyridoxal phosphate-dependent enzyme yields the protein MTADNFQRTDDRFRNLSSVSGPPTPRSFGFDTPFDRTATGSSKWARATTPGVIPMGLADMDLPGPPAVAEALERRARHRAYGYTVCDPAGRTLVADWYRARHGAEVDPDWVLLLPCGPRTTIRLLLETVRRDAAQPQAPVLFPTPEWGGFAQLCRAAGLPYRELPLHPGPNGYRSPRGPFPRSAAVLLSNPHNPSGTVWPTGYLRGLAEWAAEADALFVSDEVHGDLTHPGHAHPVAVTTVDPALRHRVVTLNSVGKTFNCSGIPSSFALVPDPGLRARLTDTMAGYGLWEGGLLEQTVQRAALGEGRPWLDALLAHLAAARAGLTDRLGPAVRSTPRASYLLWLDAAALGLSPATARAALLERCGLEASDGAEFGPGGAGSLRLNYALPGPVLDTVLERLDRL from the coding sequence ATGACAGCTGACAACTTTCAGCGAACAGATGACAGATTTCGAAATCTGTCATCTGTCAGCGGCCCGCCCACCCCCCGATCCTTCGGCTTCGACACCCCCTTCGACCGCACCGCCACCGGCAGCAGCAAGTGGGCCCGCGCCACCACCCCCGGGGTGATCCCGATGGGCCTGGCGGACATGGACCTGCCCGGCCCGCCCGCCGTGGCCGAGGCCCTGGAACGACGCGCCCGCCACCGTGCGTACGGCTACACCGTCTGTGATCCGGCCGGGCGGACCCTGGTCGCCGACTGGTACCGCGCCCGGCACGGCGCCGAAGTGGATCCCGACTGGGTCCTGCTGCTCCCCTGCGGCCCGCGCACCACCATCCGCCTCCTCCTGGAGACCGTCCGGAGGGACGCCGCCCAGCCGCAGGCCCCCGTCCTCTTCCCCACCCCGGAATGGGGCGGCTTCGCCCAGCTCTGCCGCGCGGCCGGCCTCCCGTACCGCGAACTGCCGCTGCACCCGGGCCCGAACGGCTACCGCTCCCCGCGCGGCCCGTTCCCCCGTTCCGCCGCCGTGCTGCTCAGCAACCCGCACAACCCCTCCGGCACGGTCTGGCCGACCGGCTACCTGCGCGGCCTCGCCGAGTGGGCCGCCGAGGCGGACGCCCTGTTCGTCTCGGACGAGGTGCACGGCGACCTCACCCACCCCGGCCACGCCCACCCCGTCGCCGTCACCACCGTCGACCCGGCCCTGCGGCACCGGGTCGTCACCCTGAACTCCGTCGGAAAGACCTTCAACTGCTCCGGCATTCCCAGCAGTTTCGCCCTCGTCCCCGATCCCGGGCTGCGCGCCCGCCTCACCGACACCATGGCCGGCTACGGCCTCTGGGAGGGCGGCCTGCTGGAGCAGACCGTGCAGCGGGCCGCGCTCGGCGAGGGCCGCCCCTGGCTGGACGCGCTGCTCGCCCACCTCGCCGCCGCCCGCGCCGGGCTCACCGACCGCCTCGGCCCCGCCGTCCGCTCCACCCCGCGCGCCTCCTACCTGCTCTGGCTGGACGCCGCCGCCCTCGGCCTGTCGCCCGCGACCGCACGCGCGGCACTGCTGGAGCGCTGCGGCCTGGAGGCCTCCGACGGCGCCGAGTTCGGCCCGGGCGGCGCGGGCTCGCTGCGCCTCAACTACGCCCTGCCGGGCCCCGTGCTGGACACCGTCCTGGAGCGGCTGGACCGCCTGTGA
- the egtA gene encoding ergothioneine biosynthesis glutamate--cysteine ligase EgtA → MVSPVIPTSRTTPPDRQSAPPPPTGVTPLTESGALSHVSGVCFKIGPPRLVGVEVEWFVHDDRCPSRPVQPELLHAALESLPLGGPDGTSLPSGSRLTLEPGGQVELSSPPATGLLACVDDTRRDLTALRAAFAAQGLRLTGTGTDPLARPRRMVLDHPRYLAMERFFDSAGPWGRVMMTGTASVQVCLDAGDTDGPHAVERRWQLVHRLGPVLVAAFANSPLLDGRPTGHRSTRQTVWSRMDPTRTLAPEPDHGDPREAWAQYVLNAQVLCVRRPEGLPWTAPPNLTFRDWIRGGGERPPTLADLDYHSTTLFPPVRPRGHLELRMVDAQPGEGWMVVTALVTALLDDPLAADAAFAALEPLDALDRQQGATAPRPPRSAAWRRAATLGVADPELRRAALTCFAAADAALGRLPGAGRLRTAVAEFAERYPARGRCPADDQLDALRSGTHRTPPEEAP, encoded by the coding sequence ATGGTGAGTCCGGTGATACCGACATCCCGCACCACTCCGCCCGACCGGCAGAGCGCACCGCCGCCCCCGACCGGGGTGACCCCGCTGACCGAATCGGGGGCGCTCAGCCACGTGTCGGGCGTCTGTTTCAAGATCGGACCGCCCCGGCTGGTGGGCGTCGAGGTCGAGTGGTTCGTCCATGACGACCGATGTCCCAGCCGCCCCGTCCAGCCGGAACTGCTCCACGCCGCGCTGGAGTCGCTGCCCCTCGGCGGCCCCGACGGCACCTCGCTCCCCTCCGGTTCGCGCCTCACGCTCGAACCCGGCGGACAGGTCGAGCTCAGCTCCCCGCCCGCCACCGGCCTCCTGGCCTGCGTCGACGACACCCGTCGCGATCTGACCGCCCTGCGAGCCGCCTTCGCGGCGCAGGGCCTCCGACTCACCGGCACCGGGACGGACCCGCTCGCCCGCCCACGACGGATGGTGCTGGACCACCCCCGCTACCTCGCGATGGAGCGATTCTTCGACTCGGCCGGCCCCTGGGGCCGGGTCATGATGACCGGTACCGCTTCCGTGCAGGTGTGCCTGGACGCCGGCGACACGGACGGTCCGCACGCGGTCGAACGGCGCTGGCAACTGGTCCACCGGCTGGGCCCGGTGCTGGTCGCCGCCTTCGCCAACTCCCCGCTGCTGGACGGCAGACCGACCGGCCACCGGTCCACCCGGCAGACCGTCTGGTCCCGGATGGACCCCACCCGCACCCTCGCCCCCGAACCCGACCACGGCGACCCGCGCGAGGCCTGGGCGCAGTACGTGCTGAATGCCCAAGTCCTGTGCGTAAGACGGCCGGAGGGGCTGCCCTGGACGGCCCCGCCGAACCTGACCTTCCGCGACTGGATCCGCGGCGGCGGCGAACGCCCGCCCACGCTGGCCGACTTGGACTACCACAGCACCACGCTCTTCCCGCCGGTGCGCCCGCGCGGCCACCTGGAGCTGCGGATGGTCGACGCCCAGCCCGGGGAGGGCTGGATGGTGGTCACCGCCCTGGTCACCGCGCTGCTGGACGACCCGCTGGCCGCCGACGCCGCGTTCGCCGCCCTGGAGCCGCTGGACGCCCTCGACCGGCAGCAGGGCGCCACCGCCCCGCGGCCGCCGCGCAGCGCGGCCTGGCGCCGCGCCGCCACCCTGGGCGTCGCCGACCCCGAGCTGCGCCGCGCCGCCCTCACCTGCTTCGCCGCCGCCGATGCCGCGCTGGGCCGCCTGCCCGGCGCCGGGCGGCTGCGCACGGCCGTCGCCGAGTTCGCCGAGCGCTACCCCGCGCGCGGCCGCTGCCCTGCCGACGACCAGCTGGACGCCCTGCGCTCCGGCACCCACCGCACGCCCCCGGAGGAGGCACCATGA